Proteins co-encoded in one Setaria viridis chromosome 9, Setaria_viridis_v4.0, whole genome shotgun sequence genomic window:
- the LOC117837516 gene encoding non-specific phospholipase C4: protein MAGKIKTVVVLVQENRSFDHMLGWMKKSINTDIDGVTGDETNHVDASDPSSRAVRFSDRSQYVDPDPGHSIQAIYEQVYGVAFADAAATPITPPGVPAPPMSGFVQQAEKEKPGMADTVMSGFLPDAVPVYRELVREFAVCDRWFASVPASTQPNRLFVHSATSHGLVSNDTKQLVWGLPQRTIFDNLHDQGFSFGIYYQYPPSTLFYRNLRQLKYAGNFHPFDLDFRRHCREGKLPNYVVVEQRYFDLKILPGNDDHPSHDVAEGQRFVKEVYEALRSGPQWGEALLVITYDEHGGFYDHVPTPAAGVPSPDGIASAPPFCFQFDRLGVRVPALLVSPWIEPGTVLHGPPSGPYPTSEFEHSSIPATVKKIFNLDGFLTRRDAWAGTFDSVLTRDTPRTDCPVTLPEPVKLRRTAAVEHAPLSEFQEELVQLAAVLNGDHTKDSYPNKLADSMTVAEAARYCVDAFRAFLDECDRCNKCGEDGSHIPTVTPSSSPEKNKSSFASKVLACLACGHSSS from the coding sequence ATGGCGGGCAAGATCAAGACGGTGGTGGTGCTCGTGCAGGAGAACCGCTCCTTCGACCACATGCTGGGGTGGATGAAGAAGTCCATCAACACCGACATCGACGGCGTCACCGGCGACGAGACCAACCACGTCGACGCCTCCGacccctcctcccgcgccgtccGCTTCAGCGACCGCTCTCAGTACGTGGACCCCGACCCGGGCCACTCCATCCAGGCCATCTACGAGCAGGTCTACGGCGTCGccttcgccgacgccgccgccacccccatcACCCCGCCCGGCGTGCCTGCGCCGCCCATGAGCGGCTTCGTGCAGCAGGCGGAGAAGGAGAAGCCCGGCATGGCGGACACCGTCATGAGCGGCTTCCTCCCCGACGCCGTCCCCGTGTACCGCGAGCTGGTGCGCGAGTTCGCCGTGTGCGACCGGTGGTTCGCGTCCGTGCCGGCGTCGACGCAGCCCAACCGGCTGTTCGTGCACTCGGCTACCTCCCACGGCCTCGTCAGCAACGACACCAAGCAGCTCGTCTGGGGCCTGCCGCAGAGGACAATCTTCGACAACCTCCATGACCAGGGCTTCTCCTTCGGCATCTACTACCAGTACCCGCCGTCGACGCTCTTCTACCGGAACCTGCGCCAGCTCAAGTACGCCGGCAACTTCCACCCGTTCGACCTCGACTTCCGGCGCCATTGCCGGGAGGGCAAGCTGCCCAACTACGTCGTCGTCGAGCAGCGCTACTTCGACCTCAAGATCCTCCCCGGCAACGACGACCACCCCTCCCACGACGTCGCCGAGGGCCAGCGCTTCGTCAAGGAGGTCTACGAGGCGCTGCGCTCCGGCCCCCAGTGGGGGGAGGCGCTCCTCGTCATCACCTACGACGAGCACGGCGGCTTCTACGACCACGTCCCCACACCCGCAGCCGGCGTGCCCAGCCCCGACGGCATCGCCAGCGCGCCGCCCTTCTGCTTCCAGTTCGACCGACTCGGCGTCCGCGTCCCGGCGCTCCTCGTCTCGCCGTGGATCGAGCCGGGAACCGTGCTGCACGGGCCGCCGTCGGGGCCGTACCCTACCTCGGAGTTCGAGCACTCCTCCATCCCGGCCACCGTCAAGAAGATCTTCAACCTCGACGGCTTCCTCACCAGGCGCGACGCATGGGCGGGAACCTTCGACTCCGTGCTCACCCGCGACACGCCGCGCACCGACTGTCCAGTCACCCTGCCTGAGCCGGTGAAGCTGCGGCGGACGGCCGCGGTGGAGCATGCGCCGCTGTCGGAGTTCCAGGAGGAGCTGGTCCAGCTCGCCGCGGTGCTCAACGGCGACCACACCAAGGACTCGTACCCGAACAAGCTCGCCGACAGCAtgacggtggcggaggcggccagGTACTGCGTCGACGCCTTCAGGGCCTTCTTGGACGAGTGCGACCGCTGCAACAAGTGCGGCGAGGACGGGTCCCACATCCCCACGGTGACGCCGTCGTCTTCGCCGGAGAAGAACAAGAGCAGCTTCGCGTCCAAGGTGCTGGCGTGCCTTGCGTGTGGCCATTCCTCTTCCTAA
- the LOC117837522 gene encoding uncharacterized protein ycf20, with protein sequence MSGLALCEVAAKSPCWSECSGSRLLAASRVRRGAVSCRWEKPGTFSLLWASPSYRRNSRQMQWAIRTMSDDSSGQPGNSTRLFSAIQSFWNKFSAKLKKARKGLATKIMFFLIGFYCATAFATVIGQTGDWDILSAGLAVAIVEGIGALMYSASFGFLGRIRNMVTMFNYWKAGLTLGLFLDSFKYEVDGLLDSCNPFNFEINIFTGLW encoded by the exons ATGTCAGGTCTCGCCTTGTGCGAGGTTGCCGCCAAGTCGCCGTGCTGGTCGGAATGCTCTGGATCGAGGCTACTTGCTGCATCCCGCGTTCGGAGGGGAGCCGTTTCCTGCCGCTGGGAGAAGCCAGGGACCTTTTCCTTGCTGTGGGCATCTCCTTCCTACCGCAGAAACTCAAG GCAGATGCAATGGGCCATCAGGACTATGTCAGATGATAGCAGTGGCCAACCAGGCAATAGCACTCGCCTTTTCAGTGCAATTCAATCTTTCTGGAACAAGTTTTCTGCAAAGCTGAAGAAAGCAAGGAAAGGGCTAGCAACGAAGATCATGTTCTTTCTGATTGGATTTTATTGTGCTACGGCATTTGCTACTGTCATTGGGCAAACAGGTGACTGGGATATATTGTCAGCCGGACTTGCTGTTGCCATTGTGGAGGGTATTGGCGCACTGATGTACAGCGCTTCCTTTGGATTTCTTGGTAGGATCAGGAACATGGTTACCATGTTCAATTACTGGAAAGCTGGGCTTACACTTGGGTTGTTCTTAGATTCTTTTAAATATGAAGTGGATGGGCTTCTTGATTCATGTAACCCATTCAACTTCGAGATTAATATATTCACTGGCCTCTGGTAA
- the LOC117837525 gene encoding uncharacterized protein, which translates to MQFLRSGGGGGGGGGFGGAAWEVVRRHFSRKRSVDVRRINPKVPKEEAVAISGRLLQILSDHGPLTVGNTWNHAKDAGISGLNSKTHMKILLKWMTGRRIVKLSCVQVGNAKKFLYSQYTESSEAPKEASSSSAPQEASAQGGKGKATRGQLKKQAAALH; encoded by the exons atgCAGTTCCtccgaagcggcggcggcggcgggggtggcggcgggttCGGAGGGGCCGCGTGGGAGGTGGTGCGGCGGCACTTCTCTAGGAAGCGCTCGGTGGATGTGCGGCGCATCAACCCCAAGGTGCCCAAGGAGGAGGCTGTCGCCAtctccggccgcctcctccagaTCCTCTCCGACCACGGGCCCCTCACCGTCGGCAACACATGGAACCACGCCAAG GATGCTGGTATTAGTGGCCTGAACAGCAAGACTCACATGAAGATCTTGCTGAAATGGATGACAGGAAGGAGGATTGTTAAGCTGTCATGCGTGCAGGTCGGCAACGCGAAGAAATTTCTGTACTCCCAGTACACAGAAAGCTCCGAGGCACCTAAGGAGGCCAGCTCTTCATCAGCGCCGCAAGAGGCCTCTGCCCAAGGAGGGAAAGGGAAAGCCACACGAGGGCAGCTGAAGAAGCAGGCCGCAGCTTTGCACTGA
- the LOC117837521 gene encoding uncharacterized protein, with protein sequence MASPPTTCLSHLSPPALAGGGSIKPLLSPTRRQQHHHNNQTKPIPPPTRLAADLLCFSHRPPSLPMAPALPRAALLLVLSLLLASAARSQEEASSPVSEPPTSAASPLPRDSVADDTESELSPISQPPTASASAPAAADAAARSSPPAPTETSPIPAPSDSPAQAPSSVPPTHPHSAAPAPTPAADKEADGEKDKEKDDEEDDRKSSAPAPAPAAEEIKAASAAAEQGSGDGEDHEEMNGGKKAGVVVGAFTAAAVVGLGCFVWRKRRANIRRARYAEYAARLELV encoded by the coding sequence ATGGCGTCTCCTCCGACGACCTGCCTTTCCCACCTCTCGCCGCCAGCCCTAGCGGGCGGAGGGAGTATAAAACCCCTCCTCTCACCAACTCGCaggcagcagcaccaccacaacAACCAGACCAAACCCATTCCACCCCCCACCCGCCTCGCCGCAGATCTGCTCTGCTTCAGCCaccgccctccctcccttcctatGGCGCCGGCATtgccccgcgccgccctcctcctcgtcctctctctcctcctcgcctccgccgcgcggTCCCAGGAGGAGGCCTCCAGCCCCGTCTCCGAGCCCCCCACATCCGCTgcctcccctctcccccgcGACTCCGTCGCCGACGACACCGAATCCGAGCTCTCTCCAATCTCCCAGCCGCCTACCGCCTCCGCGTCCGCCCCTGCAGCCGcagacgccgccgcccgctcatCACCTCCGGCTCCGACCGAGACCTCCCCAATCCCGGCTCCCTCCGACTcgccggcgcaggcgccgtCCTCCGTTCCGCCCACGCACCCGCATTCCGCTGCTCCAgcgcccacgcccgccgccgacaAGGAAGCTGACGGCGAAAAGGACAAGGagaaggacgacgaggaggacgaccgCAAGTCCTCCGCCCCCGCTCCGGCCCCAGCCGCCGAGGAGATTAAggccgcgagcgccgccgccgagcagggCAGCGGGGATGGCGAGGACCACGAGGAGATGAACGGCGGCAAGAAGGCCGGCGTGGTGGTGGGCGCCTTCACGGCCGCCGCGGTCGTCGGGCTGGGCTGCTTCGTCTGGAGGAAGCGCCGGGCCAACATCCGCCGCGCCAGGTACGCCGAGTACGCCGCGCGCCTCGAGCTCGTCTGA
- the LOC117837520 gene encoding uncharacterized protein, with amino-acid sequence MAGKKATPVKPARPSTQRNGSATPGSKGRAKQASEEASAASAKARSAPKPRKITKEKPAAAKKKRDKPEPQEGSKRKKQQASGDAATPAKKRKKGDGPEPKPRKEPKPAKKQQPSGKPEKPATPSRKQQPSGKPEKPATPSKKQQQSSGKPEKPATPAKKQQSPGKPEKPGTPAKKKQSTGKADKPAPTPKKQQQSPGKVRKSAAPATSPMKKREKPTPTKRKRGDDEPPKELRSPKRASGDGDAPASTPVKKRKDQKAAAAGMGSCSFPMARVRQLMRAEDATIRAANEAVFLINKASELFLGKFAEDAYRNALKDRKKSIIYDNLSTAVCTQKGLKFLSDFVPQRVTAEDALKATADNKS; translated from the exons atGGCCGGGAAGAAGGCAACCCCAGTTAAGCCCGCCCGTCCCTCCACCCAGCGCAACGGCAGCGCCACCCCCGGCTCCAAGGGCCGGGCCAAGCAAGCTTCGGAGGAGGCCTCAGCCGCCAGCGCCAAGGCGCGGTCGGCGCCGAAACCTCGCAAAATCACCAAGGAGAAGCCGGCGGCCGCCAAGAAGAAGCGCGACAAGCCGGAGCCCCAAGAGGGCAGCAAGCGTAAGAAGCAGCAGGCGTCCGGCGACGCGGCGACGCCtgcgaagaagaggaagaagggcgACGGCCCGGAGCCCAAACCCCGGAAGGAACCCAAGCCCGCGAAGAAGCAGCAGCCATCCGGCAAGCCGGAGAAGCCCGCGACGCCATCGAGGAAGCAGCAGCCATCCGGCAAGCCGGAGAAGCCCGCGACGCCCtcgaagaagcagcagcagtcaTCCGGCAAGCCGGAGAAGCCCGCGACGCCCGCTAAGAAGCAGCAGTCACCCGGCAAGCCGGAGAAGCCTGGGACGCCCGCGAAGAAGAAGCAATCAACCGGCAAAGCCGACAAGCCCGCGCCCACGccgaagaagcagcagcagtcaCCGGGCAAAGTGCGGAAGTCCGCGGCGCCCGCGACCTCGCCCATGAAGAAGCGCGAGAAGCCCACGCCGACGAAGAGAAAGCGTGGTGACGATGAGCCCCCAAAGGAGCTCAGGAGCCCGAAGAGGGCGTCCGGCGATGGGGATGCGCCCGCATCTACGCccgtgaagaagaggaaggaccAGAAGGCGGCTGCGGCCGGCATGGGTTCGTGCAGCTTCCCGATGGCGCGGGTGCGGCAGCTGATGCGGGCCGAGGACGCCACCATCCGCGCAGCCAATGAGGCTGTCTTCCTCATCAATAAGGCATCG GAGTTATTCTTGGGGAAGTTTGCAGAGGACGCTTATCGCAATGCCCTGAAGGATCGTAAGAAGTCGATTATTTACGATAATCTTT CAACAGCTGTCTGCACCCAGAAGGGTTTGAAGTTTCTTTCAG ATTTCGTACCGCAGAGAGTTACAGCCGAGGATGCTCTGAAGGCAACGGCTGACAACAAATCATAG
- the LOC117836766 gene encoding derlin-2, with protein MAQAVEEWYRQMPIITRSYLTAAVVTTVGCTLDIISPYHLYLNPKLVVQHYEIWRLVTNFLYFRKMDLDFLFHMFFLARYCKLLEENSFRGRTADFFYMLLFGATVLTGIVLIGGMIPYVSETFARILFLSNSLTFMMVYVWSKHNPFIHMSFLGLFTFTAAYLPWVLLGFSILVGSSTWVDLLGMIAGHVYYFLEDVYPRMTGRRPLKTPSFIKALFADDNVVVARAPNAGVGAGARFGGMGPDPQVQ; from the exons ATGGCGCAGGCGGTGGAGGAGTGGTACCGGCAGATGCCCATCATCACCCGCTCCtacctcaccgccgccgtcgtcaccaCCGTCGGCTGCACCCTCGAT ATCATTTCGCCGTATCACCTGTACCTCAACCCGAAGCTCGTGGTGCAGCACTACGAGATCTGGCGCCTCGTCACCAACTTCCTCTACTTCCGCAAGATGG ATTTGGATTTTCTGTTCCATATGTTTTTTCTTGCACGATACTGCAAGCTTCTTGAGGAGAACTCATTTAGAGGGAGAACTGCTGACTTTTTCTACATGCTCTTGTTTGGTGCTACTGTCTTAACTGGCATTGTTCTTATCGGAGGGATGATACCTTATGTTTCTGAGACATTTGCCAGAATTCTGTTCTTGAGCAATTCATTGACGTTCATGATG GTTTATGTCTGGAGCAAGCACAATCCCTTCATCCACATGAGCTTTCTAGGCTTGTTCACCTTTACTGCTGCTTACTTACCTTGG GTCCTTTTGGGGTTCTCTATCCTTGTTGGGAGCAGCACATGGGTGGATCTCTTG GGTATGATTGCTGGACACGTGTACTACTTTCTGGAAGATGTATACCCACGGATGACTGGCCGCCGGCCCCTGAAGACTCCATCATTCATCAAGGCGCTGTTTGCTGATGACAATGTTGTGGTGGCACGGGCACCCAATGCTGGGGTTGGCGCAGGTGCTAGGTTTGGTGGTATGGGTCCAGATCCCCAGGTCCAATGA
- the LOC117836765 gene encoding putative pentatricopeptide repeat-containing protein At1g03510, whose protein sequence is MSSRHRRLASLTKLLTTHVNAARHRDALSLFSRMLSAPDLPPPTDPSFAHAFPLAIKSATALRVPRAAAFFHAFAAKCGLLYSPFLASALIASYGAGAGASHELARRLFDELPTRNAIVWSAMISVHVRAGDLIAAASALDTMDVAPTASCFNTVIAAVAESGEHPTRAIEVYRHMRRVGVAPSFITLLALVPACTAMGALTSIKEVHGFAVRHGMSMRSHIGSSLIEAYGRCGSLAGAQRVFNQVQDRDVVVWSSLVSAYAFHGRAEVAMSLFRHMKDQDDVRPDNIMFLSLLAACAHSGHADDALKYFDVLTKSYGVEACGDHYSCLVDVLGRAGRLHQAYELIRTMPVKVTAKAWGALLAACRKYGEVGLAEVAGRALFEIEPENAGNFVSLANIYSGRGMHEDAERVRREMEQRGVQRLPGSSWMIHHKSSC, encoded by the coding sequence ATgtcctcccgccaccgccgcctggcGTCGCTGACGAAGCTGCTGACCACCCACGTGAACGCTGCCCGCCACCGCGACGCGCTCTCGCTCTTCTCCCGCATGCTCTCCGCCCCCGACCTCCCGCCGCCCACCGACCCCTCCTTCGCCCACGCCTTCCCGCTCGCTATCAAGTCCGCCACCGCCCTCCGtgtcccccgcgccgccgccttcttccaCGCTTTCGCCGCCAAGTGCGGTCTCCTCTACAGCCCCTTCCTCGCCTCCGCCCTCATCGCGTCCtacggcgccggtgccggcgcctcCCACGAACTCGCCCGCCGCCTGTTCGACGAATTGCCCACTCGCAACGCCATCGTCTGGAGCGCCATGATTTCCGTCCACGTCCGAGCGGGCGACCTCATCGCCGCGGCGAGCGCGCTCGACACCATGGACGTCGCCCCCACCGCCTCCTGCTTCAACACTGTGATCGCCGCGGTTGCTGAGTCCGGGGAACATCCAACTCGAGCCATCGAGGTCTACCGACATATGCGAAGGGTGGGCGTCGCGCCGAGCTTCATCACTCTGCTGGCACTCGTTCCCGCATGCACTGCTATGGGCGCGTTGACATCAATCAAGGAGGTGCATGGCTTTGCAGTGCGGCACGGCATGTCTATGAGATCCCACATTGGCAGCTCCCTCATCGAAGCGTATGGGCGCTGCGGTTCACTAGCTGGCGCACAGAGGGTTTTCAACCAGGTTCAGGATCGTGATGTGGTTGTTTGGAGCTCTCTTGTTTCAGCTTATGCTTTCCATGGCCGTGCGGAGGTTGCAATGTCGCTTTTCAGACACATGAAGGACCAAGACGACGTTCGGCCTGACAACATCATGTTCCTTAGTTTGTTGGCGGCCTGCGCCCATTCTGGTCATGCAGATGATGCGTTAAAGTATTTTGATGTCTTGACCAAGAGTTATGGAGTGGAGGCATGCGGAGATCACTATTCATGCTTGGTTGATGTCTTGGGCCGGGCAGGACGGCTGCATCAAGCTTATGAGCTTATACGGACAATGCCGGTAAAGGTTACAGCAAAAGCTTGGGGAGCTCTTCTTGCTGCTTGCAGGAAATATGGGGAGGTGGGGTTGGCAGAGGTTGCTGGGAGAGCATTGTTTGAGATCGAACCGGAGAATGCAGGAAATTTTGTTTCGCTCGCAAACATTTATTCAGGCCGTGGCATGCATGAGGACGCAGAGCGGGTGAGAAGGGAGATGGAGCAGCGAGGTGTACAGAGACTTCCTGGTAGCAGTTGGATGATACATCACAAGTCAAGTTGCTAA
- the LOC117836767 gene encoding uncharacterized protein At5g65660, with protein sequence MTVPIEHSSRPTLGFPLGTALLLLVIFSLSGMFSCCYHWDKLRSLLRSRHPAMFQEGEHTVISITSSPSKETPDHKLEKVGKECGLPVIMPGDKVPKFFARPCPHEMCLPEAEKTEVPLETKCSVVRDGL encoded by the exons ATGACGGTGCCGATCGAGCATTCCTCTAGGCCGACGCTGGGGTTTCCCCTGGGGACTGCGCTGTTGCTCCTTGTGATCTTCTCCCTGAGTGGCATGTTCTCGTGTTGCTACCACTGGGACAAGCTCCGCTCCCTCCTCCGGTCTCGGCATCCTGCCATGTTCCAAGAGGGCGAGCATACGGTGATCTCCATCACGTCATCACCGagcaaggaaactcctgatcacAAG CTGGAGAAAGTGGGGAAGGAGTGTGGTTTGCCTGTTATTATGCCTGGGGACAAGGTCCCCAAATTCTTCGCGAGGCCGTGCCCACACGAGATGTGTTTGCCTGAAGCAGAGAAGACTGAAGTTCCATTGGAAACCAAATGTTCG GTCGTTCGCGACGGGCTTTGA